The following nucleotide sequence is from Lysobacter panacisoli.
CATCCTCGTCCACCAGCGCGGCCGGGTCGACCGTGCGCAGCGTTTCGTCGATGCGGCCCAGATCCGTCGCCGGTCCGTCCAGTTCCACGATGAATTCCATGAATCCTCCAGTCGGTAGCGTCACGAAGCCCGCGCGAGCGTGCGGATGCGCGAGGCCAGATAGTCGAAATAGCGATCGATGTAGCTGATGCCGTTGTGCGCATCGATCAGGTAGGGATTCATCAGCGTGTGGCGCAGGATCACCACGTGGTCGTCACCCGCGCCCATCGTTTCCGGGTCGAGGTCCAGCGCTGCAAGGATCCGCGCGAGACGCTCCTGCCCCAGCGATGCAGGACGCAACGTCGTCATCGAACCGAAGAATTCCTTCACCTGCAACGGGCGCGATGGATCGCAGCGCAGATCGTCGTGCAGCGTGCGCACGAAGCGGTTGGCGCGTCCTATATCACGGTTGCCAGCGAGGTTCAGCGCAAGGCAGACGAGGTTGCTGTCGGGCTCGAACGGCACGCATACGCGTGCGACGTCGGACAACTCGGACGCCACGCGTTCGGCGCCGCGACGGAACGCTTCGGCAGCGGCGACGGTCTGGCGCGGGAGCTGGCCGAAGCGCGCGTGGTCCAGAGGCAACACCTGGTGCATGACGTAGACCGCCGCCGCCGATGCGCCGGCCTTCGATCCTTCCGGGATGTACTGGCCGAGCTGGCGGAAGCGAGTCATGTAGTCCTCCGCCTCCAGCCCGTTGAACACGTAGTCCGCTTCTTCCGACAGCAGCGTCATCGCACGGTTGTCGCGGCACACGAACGCGCCCGCGCCATACGGCAGGTAGCCCAGCTTGTGCGGATCGACCGTGACCGAATCGGTCCGGCCCACCGCGGCGAACGCGGCGTGCACGCATTCGCTCGGGAATGACTGCAGTCCCTGCGCCACTTCCGCGCGCGAACGAAGACTGCCGTCCGGATTGCGGAACATAGTCGCCAGATAGCCGCCCCATGCCGCGTCCACGTGGACGCTGAAGCCCAGGCCCTGCGCCTGGGAGCGATCGCGCGCGGCAACGATGCGGTCGATCGGATCGATCATTCCGTGTTCGGTCGTGCCGAGCACACCCACCGCCATCAGCACCGGCTGGCGCGTGCGGCGGCATTCGTCGAGCGCTTCGTCGAGCGCGTCGGCATCCAGGCGCATGTCGCGCTCCGGCAGCAGCGAGAGCTGCGCGCGACCGAGGCCGAGCAGCTTCAGGCCCTTGCTCCACGAGTAGTGTGCGGTGACCGGTGCGTACACGCGCGGTACGCGCAGCGTCGGATGGCGCGAGAAGAATCCGGTGAGCCCGAGCGTCTCGATGCGCTCGGCCTGCACGCGCGAACGCCAACGCTGCGCCTCCTCGGGCGAGAGCGTCGCCAGCCAGCGCTGCCAGCCTTCGACCAGCGCAATGCCCGGCGCGACGCCGACGTTGAACGCCTGCCAGTCGTCCGCGAGTCCGCGTACGTCCTCGATCGCCACGCCGACGCCCGCGGCGCGCAGCGCGACCGGGAACGCCTTCAACGCCAGTGCCAGGCGCAGCGCCTGGTAGTTCGCGACGGTGCCGCCGGAGGTGAGATGACCGAACGCGCATCCGGGCACATCCGGATCGGCCGGGTAACCGAGCATCCGCGCGAGTTGCAGGCCGACCTTCACTTCCAGCTCGACCGTGACGGGTGCGGCGTCCTCGCAGACGTTGTTGGGGTTGTAGGGCAACGTCAGCAGTTGCGCGGCCAGCCCCGGCAGCAACAGGTCCGAGGCCATGTGGCCGATATAGCGCGGGCTGTGGAACGGCACCGAACGCTTGAGCGCGGCCGACAGCGAATGCAGCTCACGGCGCATGTTCGCTTCAAGCGCCTGGTAGGCGGGATGCTGCGCGGCCGCGGTCGGGATCGCCGGCGGATCCTCGGGATGGAAGTTGCGCCGCCAGTACACGTGGTCGCGCAGGAACTCCACCACCAGCTTCTCCAGCAGCGTGTCGTTCTCGCCGTAGGGGCCGAGGAAGCACGCGTGCAGCGCTTCGGGCGACAGCACCGGCGTGGCGGGCGGAGGGGGGCTGGAACGGAAGGTGTCCACGCGGGCATCCGGATGAGCGATGCGTCCAGCCTAGGCAACGGCCGTCCGGACGCGCTGATCCAGATCAAGTCGGAGAGCGCGGGAAGGCTCCATCGCGTTCACGGCCGAACGCGGGCGCGGTCGGCCCGTCGAAACGCGTGCCGTCGGCCTGCACCAGCGGGATATCGATGGCTTCGCCCTGCAACGCGCGTGCGAGCGTCGCGTCGGCGGCGTCGGTGTCGATACCGTGGCGCGCGTACCAGTCGGGGTTGTAGTAGCTGTGGCCGTAACGTTCGCCGCCATCGCACAGGATGGTGACGATGGAGCCGCCCTGCCCGGCCGCGTGCAACGCCCACGCGCAGCGCAGCACGCCGACGAAGTTGGTGCCGGTGGATCCGCCGACGCGTCGCCCGAGACGCTGGCTGACGTGGCGCATCGCTGCCAGGCTGAGGGCGTCGGGCACCTTGGCCATCGCGTCGATGCAGGTCGGGATGAAGCTCGGCTCCGGTCGCGGGCGGCCGATGCCTTCGATGCGCGAGGTGCCGGCGCAGCCCGCCGACGCGAGGCCTGCGCCGCAACTGGCGGCGTAATGGTCGAAGAACGCCGAATGTTCCGGATCGACGCAGAGCGTGCGGGTTTCGTGGCAGCGATAACGCAGGTAGCGCCCCAGTGTCGCCGCGGTGCCGCCCGTGCCGGCCCCACACACGATCCACGCCGGCTCCGGATGCGGCTCCAGCGCCATCTGCCGGAAGATCGATTCGGCGATGTTGTTGTTGGCGCGCCAGTCGGTCGCACGTTCGGCGTAGGTGAACTGGTCCATGAAATGGCCGCCCGTCGTGCGCGCCAGTTCGCGCGCCTGCGCGTCGATGCTGCCGGCGTCGTCCACGAGATGGCAGGAACCACCGTAGAACTCGATCGCGGCGATCTTCTCCGGCGAGGTGTGCTTGGGCATCACCGCGATGAAAGGCAGGCCGAGCAGTCGCGCGAAGTACGCCTCGGACACGGCCGTCGATCCGCTCGACGCTTCGATCACCGTGCTGCCCGCGTGCAGCCAGCCGTTGGCCAGCGCGTACAGGAACAGCGAGCGCGCGAGCCGGTGCTTCAGGCTGCCGGTCGGATGGCTCGACTCGTCCTTGAAATAGACGTGGATGCCCGGATACGCGGGCATCGCGAACGGAATCAGGTGGGTGTCGGCGGAACGGTTGAAGTCCGCCTCGATCCGCGCCACCGCGGAAGACACCCAGTCACGACGGATCATGCGCGGCACTCGCTTGCGAGGGATCGGGTCGCCCACCTGTGCAGGCGACCCGTGTACGGCTTACTTGGTGACGACGACCTTGCCCTTCATCAGCATCGAATGGCCGGGGAAGCTGCAGTAGAACGAGTAGTCGCCGCCGGCGGTGAGCTTCTTGCCGGGGAAGGTCGCGGTGGCCTTCTCGCCGCCGCCGACGATCTTGGTGGCAGCGATGACGCGCGCGTCGCCCTTGGGCACGTAGTTGTTCGGCAGGCCGGCCTTGACGCCATCGCGCACCACGCCGTCGAGGTCCTTGGTCGCGCTGATCACGACGTTATGGCCCATTGCCGCGGCCGGCATCTTGCCCGTGTGCGCGAACTGGATCGTGATGGTCGGGCACGAGGCCGAAACGCTGACCTCCTTGACGTCGAACTTCATCGCATCATCGCCCTTCACGGCGATGGTGCAGTTGTTGGCGGCCTGGGCGTGGCCGGCGGCGGCGATCAGGCCGAGCGCCAGCAGCGAGGTGGACAGGAACTTCATGGCAACTCCTTGGGGATGGATGGTGGTTACGTAGAGCGGGATTGGCGGACGGTCAGTTTGGCGCCGCCAGGTGTTCACGCACCGTGGAGACGAAGGCGGGATCGGGCTGCAGCCCGTCGACCTCGCTGCGCGCGACGATACGGCCGTCGCGGTCGAGCAGGATCAGCACGCTGGTATGGTTGAAGCTGCCATCCGGCTGCGCGCGGTAGCGCACGCCAAGCGCGGAGGCGAGCGTCCTGACGTCGCGGGCTTCGGGACGCAGCAGGTGCCAGCGAGCATTGTCGAGGCGGTGCTGCTGCGAAACCTCGGCCAACGCCGCGGGCGTATCGCGCGCGGGGTCGATGCTGACGACGGCGAAATCGAGTGCGGACTGCTGGTCTTGCGGAAGCTGCTTCTGCAGTGCCTTGCCGCTGGCGATGATCAGCGGGCACATCAAGTGGCAGTTGGTGTAGAACATCGACACCACCACCGGCTTGCCGCGCAGATCCTGCCACGCGAGCACGCGTCCGGACTGGTCGGTCATCGATGCCGGGAGGTTGTAGACCGAATCGCCCGGGAGGGCCGGACCGGCGGTGGCCGTCGCCGCGAGCAGCAGCGACAGCGAGAGGAGGAATCCTTGCAACACACGTCTCATGGCGAACTCCGCACGCAACGGAAACCCAGGTTGCCCAGCGTGCTGCGCGGCTCCATCGCCGACAGCAGGGCGACCCGCTTGAGGACGGCGTAGTCGTCGCTGTTGGCGAACGACAGGCCGGAAGCGCCACAGAACTGCAGACGATCGCCGTCGTTGGAGCCGCGCTTGTCGGCATTGCCGAGCAGGCTGGCGTAGTCGCCGACCCACTCCCACGCCGTACCGTGCAGCCCGCGCACGCCGTATGCGTTCGCCGGCGAGTCCACGCGGGCGTCCACCGCACGCGGCGTGCCGTCGTCGAACAGTCGCGCGCGCCATGACGAATCACCGCGCGCGTCGCGGCGGGTGGCATCCGCCGCGGCCACGTATTCCCATTCGGCCCAGTCGGGCAACCGCGCGTCGATGCTGTTGCAGTACGCATCGGCGGCGAACCAGCTCACCTGCGTCACCGGCGCGTCGGGATCGACATCCGATCCCGCCGCGTCGGCAGAATGCCAGTGCGCGAGGTACGCACGGTCCGCCACCAGCGACGGCACGCGATCGCGCCGCCACTGCGGTTGCTCACGCACGAAGCGCTCGTACTCGCGCACCGTCACCGGCCGCCGCGACATGGCGAATCCGGTGACGGTGCGCGGGCCGTCGCCCGCGTCGGAGCGCACGGTGGAGCGGAACTCCCCACCCGGCACTTCGACGAAGTCGGCCTGCGTCGTAGGCGACGAGGTGCCCATCAACGCGAACCACACGACGGCTGCGGCGAACATGCGATCGCCCTCCTGTTACTCAGTGACCCTTGGCCTTGGCCTTGGCGCCGGCCGGCTCGGGGTACTCGCCTTCGGACTGCTGGCCGCTGTAGATCGCCGGGTTCTTGTCGCCCGTGACCTTCAGGATGCCCAGCGTGCCCTTGTGGAACGTGCGGAAGATGCTGTGGTCGACCAGCACGAAGTTGCCCGGCACGTCGGCCTTGAACTCGACGATGGCCGAACCGCCCGCCGGCACCAGCGTGGTCTGCACGTTCTCCTGGTACTTCGAGCCGCCTTCGGTGTAGACCTTGTCGAAGATCTCGCCGATGACGTGGAAGCTGGACACCAGGTTCGGGCCGCCGTTGCCGACGTACATGCGGATCGTCTCGCCGGCCTTCGCCTGCAGCGCGTTGTCGCCCGTCAGTGCGCCTTCCGAACCGTTGAAGACGACGTAGGTCGGATGCTCGTCGATCGCCTTCTCCAGGCTGAAGGGCTGCAGGCCCGGCTCGCCGTGCTTGCCTTCGGTGTAGAAGTCGCCCTGCATGACGTAGAACTCCTTGTCCACCTTCGGCAGGCCTTCCGGCGGCTCGACCAGGATCAGGCCGTACATGCCATTGGCGATGTGCATGCCGACCGGCGGGGTCGCGCAGTGGTAGACGTACAGACCCGGGTTCAGCGCCTTGAAGGTGAACTGCGTCTGGTGGCCCGGCAGCGTGAAGGTTGCTTCGGCGCCGCCGCCCTGGCCGCTGACCGCGTGCAGGTCGATGTTGTGCGGCATGTGCGAGTCGTGCGCGTTCTTCAGCTTGAACTCGACCGTGTCGCCCTGGCGCACACGGATGAAGCTGCCCGGCACGGTGCCGCCGAACGTCCAGAAGTTGTAGGTGACGCCGTCGGCCAGGCGCATTTCCTTCTCGATCACTTCCAGCTCGACCAGCACCTTCGCCGGTGCGTTGCGGTTGGTCGGCGGCGGCACCATCGGCGGCGCGGTCAGGACCGCGTTGATGGTCTGGGTGGGCGCGCCGGATGCGTCGTGGGCCGCGGCGCCGACGACGACGGGCGCGCCGATGCCGAGTGCGACTGCAAGCGCGTACTGCAACAGATTGCGTGATGCGCGAATCATGGGATCGCTTACCTTGAAGAAGGCCTGTTGGCCGTTGGGCGCACGTTAGGCTTCGCCAACCTGACCGGCCTTGACCTACGTCAAGCGTTTTCGGAGTGTCCGCACGCTGTCGGAAACGGCACGCTCCAATTTGATCAGGATCATTTTTCAGGGCGTTTCCGGGGAACAGACTTCGCCGCAATCGCTGATGCGACTAAGTCGCCAGCACCGGTTTTTCCAGAAACCTGCGGTGTCCCATGCCTGCTTCCACCACGATCCATCCCCACCGGAGCGCACCTGTCGTGCGCCCGCTTGCGCTCGCGCTATCCCTGTTCGTCGCGGGCACCTGCGCGGCGAACGAAAGCGCACACGCGCACGACGACTCTATGCACGACCCCGTCACGCTCGACACGCTCGTCGTCACCGACGTCATGCCGACGCTGGCGATGACCTTCGTCACCAACACCAAGCTGCCGCGCCAGCCAGTGCCGGCCAGCGACGGCGCCGATTACCTGCGCACGGTGCCCGGCTTCACCTCGATCCGCAGCGGCGGCACCAATGGCGATCCGGTCTTGCGCGGCATGTTCGGATCGCGCCTGAACCTGCTCACCGACGGCGGCCACATGCAGGGCGCATGTCCGGCGCGCATGGACAATTCGCTGTCCTACGTTTCGCCGGAAACCTACGACCGGCTCGAAGTGATCAAGGGACCGCAGACGGTGCTGTGGGGACCGGGCGCGTCGGCGGGCACGGTGCGTTTCGAGCGCGACATTCCGTTCTTCGATGCGCCAGGCATGCAGTTCAACGGCAGCCTCACGGGCGGCAGCTTCGATCGCAACGACCAGGTGATCGATACCGCCGTCGGCAATGCGGATGTCTATGCGCGCCTGACCGCCAACCGCTCCGAATCCGACGACTACCGCGACGGCAACGGCGAGCGCGTGCCGTCGGCGTGGGAGAAGTGGAATACCGACGTCGCGTTCGGTTGGACGCCGGATGCCGACACGCTGGTGGAAGTCGGCGCCGGCACCGGCGACGGCGAGGCGCGTTATGCAGGTCGCGGCATGGACGGCGCGCAGTTCGATCGCACCAGCTATGGCGTGCGCGCGGAGCGTCGCAACATCGGCGAAGTGTTCGACAAGATAGAAGCACGTCTCTACTACAACGACGTCGATCACGTAATGGACAACTACACACTGCGCGATCCCGATCCGAACGGCAGCATGCCGATGCCGATGGCGAGCAACGTCGCCCAGCGCACGACCGGTGGCCGCATCGCCGCGACGTGGAAGACCGAGGCATGGGACCTGCAGGCCGGCATCGACCAGCGCGACAGTCGTCATCGCCAGCGAAGCGCGATGGGCCGCGACGTCTACCTGTCGAAGCCGTGGACGACCGACGCGCGCTTCGACAACGTTGGCGTGTTCGCGGAACTCGGGTGGAATCTTGCCGAGCGCCAGCGCCTCGTCAGTGGCCTGCGCGTGGATCGCGCGGGTGCGACGGACGAACGCGCGAGGACCGGCGGGATGATGCCGCGCCCGAATCCAACGGCCGGCCAGACGCGCCACGAAACGCTGCCGTCGGGACTCGTGCGCTGGGAAGTGCAGCCGAAGGACTCCGCGATCATGTGGCACTTCGGCCTCGGCCACGTGCAGCGCATGCCCGACTACTGGGAGCTGTTCTCGCCGGGCAGCGGCCCGACGGGCTCGCTCAACGCCTTCTCCGCGATCGAACCCGAACGCACCACCCAGCTCGACGTCGGCATGCACTACCGCGCCGGACGCTGGGATGCGTGGGCCAGCCTGTACGCGGGACGCATCCAGGACTACATCCTGTTCAAGTATTCGCGCGGCATGATGGGTTCGACGACGCAGGCCTACAACGCCGACGCCGACATCCGCGGCGGCGAAGTCGGCGCGGAGTTCCGCCCGAAGGAGAACTGGAAGTTCGGCGGCACGCTCGCATACGCCTGGGGTGAACTCGACGACGGTGGCGCGCTGCCGCAGACACCGCCGCTGGAAGCGCGCCTGACCGCGTCGTACGACAACAAGCGCTGGTCGGCGGGCGCGCTGCTGCGCGCGGTGTCGGAGCAGGATCGCGTCAATCCCGGTTACGGCAACGTGGTCGGTCAGGACCTCGGTCCAAGCGCGGGCTTCGCGACGTTCTCGATCAACGGCGGCTATCGCTTCACGCCGCGCCTGAGCCTCGCGGCGGGCATCGACAACATCTTCGACCGCGCCTATGCCGAGCACCTGAACCTCGCCGGCAACAGTGCATTCGGTTATCCGGCCGACCCGGTGCGCATCAACGAGCCCGGCCGCAGCGCGTGGCTGAAGCTCAACTACAAGTACTGAGCGCACGACTCCGCGGTGCGCGTCGTCGATCTGCCCTGCCCTTGACGTGAGTCAAGGGCAACCGCGCCGGCGCTGCCTAGCCTGAGCATGTCACGGAGCGCACCGGCGCGCTCCGTTTTCCTCAGGAACATATCCGATGATCTCCGCGACGAATCCGAACCTCCAGACCGAACGCGAACTCCTGCTCACCCGCGCCCTGCGCAACGCCGATCCGGAAGCGGAGGTCAGCATCGACCACGAAACCGGCCAGCTCAGCATTTCCACCGTGCTCGGCGAGGGTGAGGTGATGGAACTCCTGGCAGGCCTGGGCGTCGATGCGGCACCGATTCCCGCCGCACATGGCGAAGGCGGCAATTGCTGCGGCGGTTGCGGCGGTTGATTCGCACCCGTCCGCCACGATGCGTTTCCACGACCTGCGCCAGTTCCTCGGCTGCCTGTCCGACCACGGTCAGCTGCTGGAGATCGACGCCCCCATCGATCCCGAGCTGGAAAGCACCGCACTGAGCCTGCGCGCCTTGCGTGCACAGGGGCCTGCGCTGCTGATGCACAACGCCAGCGGCTCGACGCATCCGCTGCTGGGCAATCTGTTCGGCCATCGCTCGCGGATCGAACTCGCGCTGGGCGAGCGGCCGCTGTCGTCGCTGCGCGAACTCGGCGAACTCCTCGCTGCGATCAAGGAGCCGCGCTGGCCTTCCAGCGTGCGCGACGCGTTGTCGAGCTGGCCAGAGCTGGCGCAGCTTGCGCACGTCGCGCCGCGTGCGTGCGATGACGCGGCATTCAACGAAGAAGTACTCGAAGGC
It contains:
- a CDS encoding pyridoxal phosphate-dependent decarboxylase family protein codes for the protein MDTFRSSPPPPATPVLSPEALHACFLGPYGENDTLLEKLVVEFLRDHVYWRRNFHPEDPPAIPTAAAQHPAYQALEANMRRELHSLSAALKRSVPFHSPRYIGHMASDLLLPGLAAQLLTLPYNPNNVCEDAAPVTVELEVKVGLQLARMLGYPADPDVPGCAFGHLTSGGTVANYQALRLALALKAFPVALRAAGVGVAIEDVRGLADDWQAFNVGVAPGIALVEGWQRWLATLSPEEAQRWRSRVQAERIETLGLTGFFSRHPTLRVPRVYAPVTAHYSWSKGLKLLGLGRAQLSLLPERDMRLDADALDEALDECRRTRQPVLMAVGVLGTTEHGMIDPIDRIVAARDRSQAQGLGFSVHVDAAWGGYLATMFRNPDGSLRSRAEVAQGLQSFPSECVHAAFAAVGRTDSVTVDPHKLGYLPYGAGAFVCRDNRAMTLLSEEADYVFNGLEAEDYMTRFRQLGQYIPEGSKAGASAAAVYVMHQVLPLDHARFGQLPRQTVAAAEAFRRGAERVASELSDVARVCVPFEPDSNLVCLALNLAGNRDIGRANRFVRTLHDDLRCDPSRPLQVKEFFGSMTTLRPASLGQERLARILAALDLDPETMGAGDDHVVILRHTLMNPYLIDAHNGISYIDRYFDYLASRIRTLARAS
- a CDS encoding PLP-dependent cysteine synthase family protein, with translation MIRRDWVSSAVARIEADFNRSADTHLIPFAMPAYPGIHVYFKDESSHPTGSLKHRLARSLFLYALANGWLHAGSTVIEASSGSTAVSEAYFARLLGLPFIAVMPKHTSPEKIAAIEFYGGSCHLVDDAGSIDAQARELARTTGGHFMDQFTYAERATDWRANNNIAESIFRQMALEPHPEPAWIVCGAGTGGTAATLGRYLRYRCHETRTLCVDPEHSAFFDHYAASCGAGLASAGCAGTSRIEGIGRPRPEPSFIPTCIDAMAKVPDALSLAAMRHVSQRLGRRVGGSTGTNFVGVLRCAWALHAAGQGGSIVTILCDGGERYGHSYYNPDWYARHGIDTDAADATLARALQGEAIDIPLVQADGTRFDGPTAPAFGRERDGAFPRSPT
- the azu gene encoding azurin, whose product is MKFLSTSLLALGLIAAAGHAQAANNCTIAVKGDDAMKFDVKEVSVSASCPTITIQFAHTGKMPAAAMGHNVVISATKDLDGVVRDGVKAGLPNNYVPKGDARVIAATKIVGGGEKATATFPGKKLTAGGDYSFYCSFPGHSMLMKGKVVVTK
- a CDS encoding SCO family protein, whose protein sequence is MLQGFLLSLSLLLAATATAGPALPGDSVYNLPASMTDQSGRVLAWQDLRGKPVVVSMFYTNCHLMCPLIIASGKALQKQLPQDQQSALDFAVVSIDPARDTPAALAEVSQQHRLDNARWHLLRPEARDVRTLASALGVRYRAQPDGSFNHTSVLILLDRDGRIVARSEVDGLQPDPAFVSTVREHLAAPN
- a CDS encoding formylglycine-generating enzyme family protein encodes the protein MFAAAVVWFALMGTSSPTTQADFVEVPGGEFRSTVRSDAGDGPRTVTGFAMSRRPVTVREYERFVREQPQWRRDRVPSLVADRAYLAHWHSADAAGSDVDPDAPVTQVSWFAADAYCNSIDARLPDWAEWEYVAAADATRRDARGDSSWRARLFDDGTPRAVDARVDSPANAYGVRGLHGTAWEWVGDYASLLGNADKRGSNDGDRLQFCGASGLSFANSDDYAVLKRVALLSAMEPRSTLGNLGFRCVRSSP
- the nirK gene encoding copper-containing nitrite reductase, giving the protein MIRASRNLLQYALAVALGIGAPVVVGAAAHDASGAPTQTINAVLTAPPMVPPPTNRNAPAKVLVELEVIEKEMRLADGVTYNFWTFGGTVPGSFIRVRQGDTVEFKLKNAHDSHMPHNIDLHAVSGQGGGAEATFTLPGHQTQFTFKALNPGLYVYHCATPPVGMHIANGMYGLILVEPPEGLPKVDKEFYVMQGDFYTEGKHGEPGLQPFSLEKAIDEHPTYVVFNGSEGALTGDNALQAKAGETIRMYVGNGGPNLVSSFHVIGEIFDKVYTEGGSKYQENVQTTLVPAGGSAIVEFKADVPGNFVLVDHSIFRTFHKGTLGILKVTGDKNPAIYSGQQSEGEYPEPAGAKAKAKGH
- a CDS encoding TonB-dependent copper receptor, which encodes MHDPVTLDTLVVTDVMPTLAMTFVTNTKLPRQPVPASDGADYLRTVPGFTSIRSGGTNGDPVLRGMFGSRLNLLTDGGHMQGACPARMDNSLSYVSPETYDRLEVIKGPQTVLWGPGASAGTVRFERDIPFFDAPGMQFNGSLTGGSFDRNDQVIDTAVGNADVYARLTANRSESDDYRDGNGERVPSAWEKWNTDVAFGWTPDADTLVEVGAGTGDGEARYAGRGMDGAQFDRTSYGVRAERRNIGEVFDKIEARLYYNDVDHVMDNYTLRDPDPNGSMPMPMASNVAQRTTGGRIAATWKTEAWDLQAGIDQRDSRHRQRSAMGRDVYLSKPWTTDARFDNVGVFAELGWNLAERQRLVSGLRVDRAGATDERARTGGMMPRPNPTAGQTRHETLPSGLVRWEVQPKDSAIMWHFGLGHVQRMPDYWELFSPGSGPTGSLNAFSAIEPERTTQLDVGMHYRAGRWDAWASLYAGRIQDYILFKYSRGMMGSTTQAYNADADIRGGEVGAEFRPKENWKFGGTLAYAWGELDDGGALPQTPPLEARLTASYDNKRWSAGALLRAVSEQDRVNPGYGNVVGQDLGPSAGFATFSINGGYRFTPRLSLAAGIDNIFDRAYAEHLNLAGNSAFGYPADPVRINEPGRSAWLKLNYKY